In the Variovorax sp. S12S4 genome, one interval contains:
- a CDS encoding DUF3606 domain-containing protein, protein MSLDEPHEVRSWTDSLGCTEDQLRFAVQTVGNSADAVRKYLAERPK, encoded by the coding sequence ATCTCCCTCGACGAGCCGCACGAGGTTCGTTCATGGACCGATAGCCTCGGCTGCACGGAAGATCAACTTCGATTCGCCGTGCAGACGGTCGGCAACTCTGCAGATGCCGTGCGGAAGTACCTCGCCGAGAGGCCAAAGTGA